The following proteins are co-located in the Lachnospiraceae bacterium genome:
- a CDS encoding aminotransferase class I/II-fold pyridoxal phosphate-dependent enzyme: protein MPQPSYYEFDRLVDRRHMGSLKEALAPPGWDQGPLPSFDGAEMDFPTAPSILRQMRALVDNGLFGYTLADASYREHVCWWMKEVRQWEIRPEWIVPSPGTIHSVATAIRLLTQEGDAVLVQSPEYPRYAQAISRLGRKVLTCPLLWRDGRYEMDWQQLALQMPRTKLMVLCNPHNPTGRVWSAEECARLMQLADACGAKIISDEIFAEVVWDGHRTTPCGHMTITSLGKTFNFTGVNHANVIIADEDLRRQWILQRDADHFGSIDPWVYAAIKGAYCPEGKAWVEAMLAYVNENRLQLLAQDWSGLTAVRPEGTYVIWLRLAGFDTEEAALRFLREDAGIIATPGSEYGETGWFRMNMATPHRFWQKAVAQLGQALRRRGIK from the coding sequence ATGCCGCAGCCTTCCTATTATGAATTTGACCGCCTTGTCGACCGCCGCCATATGGGCAGCCTCAAGGAGGCCCTCGCTCCTCCGGGATGGGATCAAGGCCCCCTCCCCTCCTTCGATGGCGCTGAGATGGATTTTCCCACCGCTCCCAGTATTCTCCGGCAGATGCGTGCTCTCGTGGACAACGGCCTTTTCGGCTATACCCTAGCCGATGCTTCCTATCGCGAGCATGTTTGCTGGTGGATGAAGGAGGTCCGTCAATGGGAGATCCGTCCCGAATGGATCGTTCCCTCTCCGGGCACCATTCACTCCGTCGCCACCGCCATCCGCCTGCTCACTCAGGAGGGTGACGCCGTTCTCGTGCAAAGCCCCGAATATCCCCGATATGCACAAGCCATTTCGCGGCTCGGCCGCAAAGTGCTCACGTGCCCGCTCTTATGGCGCGATGGCCGGTACGAAATGGACTGGCAGCAGCTTGCGCTGCAGATGCCCCGGACCAAGCTTATGGTGCTGTGCAATCCGCATAACCCGACCGGGCGCGTTTGGTCGGCTGAGGAATGCGCCCGCCTGATGCAGCTTGCCGATGCCTGCGGAGCTAAGATTATCAGCGATGAAATCTTTGCGGAGGTCGTATGGGACGGGCACCGCACAACGCCATGCGGTCATATGACGATCACTTCTTTGGGGAAAACCTTTAATTTCACGGGGGTAAACCATGCGAACGTGATCATTGCTGATGAGGATCTGCGCCGGCAGTGGATCCTCCAGCGCGATGCGGATCATTTTGGCAGCATTGATCCTTGGGTATATGCGGCGATTAAGGGCGCCTATTGTCCCGAGGGCAAGGCATGGGTAGAGGCTATGCTCGCTTATGTGAATGAAAACCGGCTGCAGCTGCTGGCGCAGGATTGGTCCGGGCTAACGGCTGTTCGTCCAGAGGGGACCTATGTGATATGGCTGCGGCTTGCTGGCTTTGATACGGAGGAGGCGGCGCTTCGTTTTCTGCGGGAGGATGCCGGCATCATCGCTACGCCGGGCAGCGAATATGGCGAGACCGGATGGTTCCGCATGAATATGGCCACGCCGCATCGTTTTTGGCAAAAGGCAGTGGCGCAGCTGGGGCAGGCGCTGCGCCGTAGAGGGATTAAATAG
- a CDS encoding helix-turn-helix transcriptional regulator, which translates to MAYKRKLEKDIRCPLEYGMELFGGKWNSRIICVLATLGTLRYSEIRKEMGNITDAVLAATLKDLIANGIVLRKSYDEIPPRVEYSLSEKGLSVVPILQSICKWAGIFYKENKEMPMIQCQRCDYR; encoded by the coding sequence ATGGCATATAAAAGGAAACTGGAAAAAGATATCCGCTGTCCCTTGGAGTATGGTATGGAGTTATTTGGCGGCAAATGGAATTCACGTATCATTTGTGTGCTGGCAACTCTAGGGACGCTTCGGTACAGTGAAATTCGCAAAGAAATGGGCAATATCACAGATGCCGTTCTGGCAGCTACTTTAAAGGATTTGATTGCAAATGGTATTGTTTTACGAAAATCCTATGATGAGATTCCGCCCAGAGTTGAATATTCCTTGTCTGAGAAAGGGCTGTCGGTAGTTCCTATTTTACAAAGCATCTGCAAATGGGCAGGTATATTTTATAAGGAAAATAAGGAAATGCCCATGATTCAATGCCAAAGGTGTGATTATCGTTAA